One Megalops cyprinoides isolate fMegCyp1 chromosome 23, fMegCyp1.pri, whole genome shotgun sequence genomic region harbors:
- the kin gene encoding DNA/RNA-binding protein KIN17, with the protein MGKAEFLTPKAIGNRIKAKGLQKLRWYCQMCQKQCRDENGFKCHCMSESHQRQLLLASENPNQFMDYFSEEFKNDFLELVRRRFGTKRVHNNIVYNEYISDREHIHMNSTQWETLTDFTKWLGKEGYCKVDETPKGWYIQYIDRDPETIRRQEELEKKKKQDLDDEERSAKFIEEQVRRGREGKEEEAPVFTELKRESEEEKVAFNLSKGPSCSTAASSKTSTTLGPSALQAAASAKRKATSHSSESKEKKKSALDEIIEMEEQKKKSVRADHWLYPNIVVKVITKKLGEKYHKKKGVIKEVQDKFTAIVKMIDSGDKLKLDQSHLETVIPALGKRVLVLNGPYRETEAILDGINEKRFSATLVLDSGRLKGKTVDGIAYEDFSKLA; encoded by the exons ATGGGGAAAGCAGAATTTTTAACCCCTAAAGCGATCGGAAACAGGATAAAAGCCAAAGGTCTTCAAAAGTTACGATGGTATTGTCAGATGTGTCAAAAACAATGTCGAGACGAG AATGGCTTTAAGTGCCACTGCATGTCCGAGTCTCACCAGAGACAGCTGTTGCTGGCCTCGGAAAACCCGAACCAATTCATGGACTACTTCTCCGA GGAATTCAAGAATGACTTTTTAGAGCTGGTCAGAAGACGCTTTG GGACAAAGCGAGTGCACAACAACATAGTTTACAATGAGTACATCAGTGACAGGGAGCACATCCACATGAACTCAACCCAGTGGGAGACGCTCACCGACTTCACCAAATGGCTGGGGAAGGAAG GTTACTGTAAGGTGGATGAGACACCCAAGGGCTGGTACATCCAGTACATCGACCGTGACCCGGAGACCATCCGGcggcaggaggagctggagaagaagaagaagcaggacCTGGACGACGAGGAGAGGAGTGCCAAGTTCATCGAGGAGCAGGTCCGCAGGGGCCGCGAGGGCAAGGAGGAG GAGGCGCCGGTGTTCACAGAACTGAAACGAGAGAGTGAAGAGGAAAAAG TTGCCTTCAATCTGAGCAAGGGGCCCTCCTGTTCTACTGCAGCCTCCTCCAAAACAAG TACTACACTGGGGCCTAGTGCCCTCCAGGCTGCAGCATCTGCGAAGAGGAAGGCAACCAGTCACAGCTCGGAGTCCAAGGAGAAGAAGAAGTCTGCCCTGGATGAAATAATAGAG AtggaggagcagaagaagaAGTCGGTGAGAGCGGATCACTGGCTCTACCCTAACATTGTGGTGAAGGTGATCACAAAGAAACTGGGGGAGAAGTACCACAAGAAGAAAGGAGTAATCAAG GAAGTGCAGGACAAGTTCACAGCCATAGTGAAGATGATCGACTCTGGTGACAAACTGAAGCTGGACCAGAGCCACTTGGAGACAGTCATCCCTGCGCTAG GGAAAAGGGTTCTGGTGTTGAACGGGCCCTACAGAGAAACCGAGGCCATACTAGACGGTATCAACGAGAAGCGGTTTTCGGCTACCCTGGTTCTGGACtcg GGGCGCCTCAAAGGAAAGACAGTTGATGGGATTGCCTACGAAGACTTCTCCAAACTGGCCTGA